From the Leptolyngbya sp. O-77 genome, one window contains:
- a CDS encoding MinD/ParA family protein → MAKIVSIHSYRGGTGKSNLTANLATAIALQGNRVAVIDTDIPSPGIHVIFGLDDQKIDKTLNDYLWGRCTIADAAYNVTPPFSNPSGGQVFLVPSSVNADEIARILNQGYDFRLLNDGLRQLVRHLDLDYLLIDTHPGLNKETLLSIAVSNLVLLILRPDQQDFQGTAVTVDVARQLDARQMLLIVNKVLSSMDQNALREQVTQTYKVPVAGVFTLSEEMIYLASNGIFFLRYPDHPFSQELRRVVAQVIG, encoded by the coding sequence GTGGCCAAAATTGTTTCGATTCATTCCTACCGGGGTGGCACAGGCAAGTCCAACCTCACCGCAAACCTGGCCACGGCGATCGCCCTCCAGGGCAACCGCGTCGCCGTCATCGACACCGACATTCCCTCACCCGGCATCCACGTCATCTTTGGGCTAGACGATCAAAAAATCGACAAAACCCTCAACGACTACCTCTGGGGCCGCTGCACGATTGCCGATGCTGCCTACAACGTCACGCCCCCCTTCTCTAATCCCAGCGGCGGCCAGGTGTTTCTCGTCCCCTCCAGCGTCAACGCCGACGAAATCGCCCGCATCCTCAACCAGGGCTATGACTTCCGCCTGCTCAACGACGGCCTGCGCCAGCTCGTGCGCCATCTCGACCTCGACTATCTGCTAATCGACACCCACCCCGGACTGAACAAAGAAACCCTCCTGTCGATCGCCGTTTCCAACCTGGTGCTGCTCATCCTGCGGCCCGACCAGCAAGACTTTCAGGGCACTGCCGTCACAGTAGACGTGGCCCGCCAGCTCGATGCCCGCCAAATGCTGCTCATCGTCAACAAAGTCCTCAGCAGCATGGATCAAAACGCCCTCAGAGAACAGGTCACCCAAACCTACAAAGTGCCCGTTGCAGGCGTGTTCACCCTGTCCGAAGAAATGATTTACCTGGCCAGCAACGGCATCTTTTTCCTGCGCTATCCTGATCATCCCTTTAGCCAGGAACTCCGTCGCGTCGTTGCCCAGGTGATCGGTTAG